From the genome of Prevotella herbatica, one region includes:
- a CDS encoding fimbrillin family protein — translation MGKKSLLRINVSLLLLIVISMFCSCTDGMNIIDGNNNEQINFSVSVPEWKNTDSLSSSKTSRATPIQDASFGADKSFNLIADQNGGVGNYSTLINSQVVTCTNSIWKTSSDYYWSGIANKTINFYAYYPTSIFNLIPHSSAGSTPAFSYTIPDNVTNQIDIMTATSTNVPGNTVVPTSLTFKHIFAAIQFSVGSGGIGSGTISSISIGNVANSGTYTFGSGWSNVTGSKTFTISQSKTITGTSGEDIYSGTYTLMMIPQAINNVTITITYSNGSTLTKAISGTWGAGIVYKYNLSYLPRNFAYTGAVQTYTAPVTGTYKLEVWGAEGSVKGGYSSGTKSLNAGQTIYIYVGGKNSDGSYLNGDGATDIRLNGLIYTPPLAYQGNVNACYYGPYWRNSIGTYQVDATGSGFDKCSFTAYNYSPSHSFTVTNVTKTAYHFTAYINVDIDVSSASYSGIELIVAWDGTKYNVTISNIAISKLSDRIIIGAGYNSSNSTSGVANGTSQEHINSGNGMAKITLLSVP, via the coding sequence ATGGGAAAGAAGTCTTTGTTAAGGATAAATGTATCACTTTTGTTATTAATAGTTATTTCCATGTTTTGTTCATGTACTGACGGAATGAATATTATAGATGGAAATAATAATGAACAAATTAACTTTTCAGTATCTGTACCCGAATGGAAAAATACAGATTCATTGTCTAGCTCTAAGACTTCACGTGCAACACCAATTCAGGATGCTTCATTTGGTGCAGATAAAAGTTTTAACTTAATAGCAGATCAAAATGGCGGAGTTGGCAATTACAGTACATTAATAAATAGTCAAGTAGTTACTTGTACCAATAGTATATGGAAAACATCAAGTGATTATTATTGGTCAGGAATTGCAAATAAAACTATTAACTTCTATGCATACTACCCTACAAGTATCTTTAACCTCATACCACATAGCTCAGCGGGATCTACTCCTGCTTTTTCATATACTATACCTGATAATGTAACTAACCAAATTGATATAATGACAGCAACGAGCACCAACGTTCCTGGAAATACAGTAGTACCAACATCTTTAACATTCAAACATATATTTGCAGCGATTCAATTTTCAGTAGGAAGTGGGGGAATTGGCAGTGGAACAATCTCCTCAATATCAATTGGTAATGTTGCTAATTCAGGTACATACACATTTGGTAGTGGCTGGTCAAATGTAACTGGTTCTAAAACATTCACTATATCACAGTCAAAGACAATTACAGGAACTTCAGGAGAAGATATTTATTCTGGTACATATACTTTGATGATGATTCCACAAGCAATAAATAATGTTACTATAACAATTACTTATAGTAATGGAAGTACATTAACAAAAGCTATATCAGGAACATGGGGAGCTGGGATTGTATATAAATATAATCTGTCTTATCTACCAAGAAACTTTGCTTATACGGGTGCAGTTCAAACCTACACCGCACCAGTTACAGGTACATACAAGTTGGAGGTTTGGGGAGCAGAAGGAAGTGTCAAGGGTGGATATTCTTCTGGAACAAAGTCTTTGAATGCAGGGCAAACTATATATATTTATGTTGGAGGAAAAAACAGTGATGGATCATATTTAAATGGTGATGGAGCTACAGATATAAGATTAAATGGATTAATATATACACCACCATTAGCATACCAAGGAAATGTAAATGCATGTTATTATGGACCATATTGGCGAAATTCAATAGGAACCTATCAAGTTGATGCGACAGGGAGTGGATTTGACAAATGTTCTTTTACGGCATACAATTATTCTCCATCACATTCTTTTACGGTTACCAATGTTACAAAAACTGCATATCATTTTACTGCATATATTAATGTTGATATAGATGTGTCATCTGCAAGTTATTCAGGAATAGAATTAATAGTTGCCTGGGATGGAACTAAATATAATGTTACAATTTCAAATATTGCTATATCAAAATTATCAGATCGTATAATTATTGGTGCCGGATATAATAGTAGTAACTCTACCAGTGGTGTTGCAAATGGGACATCTCAAGAACATATCAATTCGGGTAATGGCATGGCTAAAATAACGTTACTATCTGTTCCTTAA
- a CDS encoding ATP-binding protein, translating to MKFFDRKREIKKLREIRELSHNVAQFTVVTGRRRIGKTSLMLKAYTDEPVLYFFVSRKAESELCVDFANEIEEKLNIPILGGTDRFSLIFEYIMKLSKTRSFTLIIDEFQEFLRVNKSVFSEMQRIWDLNKQNSKINLLVCGSVNSLMNKLFKDSHEPLYGRQTVTLKVEPFPPSVLKEILNEYNPSYTKEDLLSLYLYTGGVAKYIELLIDSGATSYSKMIDRIIDNDSPFITEGKNMLIEEFGKDYGIYFSILTLIAQGHNTRGDIEGILKSEIGGYLTKLEKDYNLIIKNQPLFEKSSNKNVHYAIEDNFLRFWFRFIYKYNYMIEVGAFKKLREIVKRDYESYSGKILEGYFRRMMIESENYTRIGNWRDRKGENEIDIIASDDLCKKVEFIEVKRQKSDIDLSILRSKAASFFKTVGEYKKYEISYKGLAMDDM from the coding sequence ATGAAATTCTTTGATAGAAAAAGAGAAATTAAAAAACTTAGGGAAATACGTGAACTGTCACACAATGTCGCTCAGTTTACAGTTGTTACAGGACGTCGCCGTATCGGCAAAACTTCTCTAATGCTTAAAGCATATACTGATGAACCTGTATTGTATTTCTTTGTGTCACGCAAGGCAGAAAGTGAGCTATGTGTTGATTTTGCTAATGAAATAGAAGAAAAACTTAATATTCCAATATTAGGAGGTACAGATAGATTTTCATTAATCTTTGAATATATAATGAAATTATCAAAGACAAGATCATTTACTCTTATAATTGATGAATTCCAAGAATTTCTCCGCGTCAATAAATCTGTATTTTCAGAAATGCAACGTATTTGGGATTTAAATAAACAAAATTCTAAAATTAATCTTCTTGTTTGTGGTTCTGTAAACTCACTTATGAATAAACTGTTTAAAGACAGTCATGAACCTTTATATGGAAGACAGACAGTAACTCTTAAGGTAGAACCATTTCCGCCATCTGTATTAAAAGAGATTCTAAATGAATATAATCCTTCCTATACCAAAGAAGATTTGCTATCACTTTACCTTTATACAGGGGGAGTTGCCAAATATATAGAACTGTTAATTGATAGTGGGGCTACAAGTTATTCCAAAATGATAGACCGAATAATTGATAATGATTCTCCATTCATAACTGAAGGTAAAAATATGCTGATAGAAGAATTTGGTAAAGATTATGGCATTTATTTTTCAATACTTACTCTCATAGCTCAAGGACATAACACTAGGGGTGATATAGAGGGAATCTTAAAAAGTGAAATTGGCGGCTATCTTACAAAGCTAGAGAAGGATTATAATTTAATTATAAAAAATCAGCCTCTTTTTGAGAAATCTTCAAATAAAAATGTTCACTATGCTATAGAAGATAATTTTCTTCGATTTTGGTTCCGTTTCATATACAAATACAATTATATGATAGAGGTCGGTGCATTCAAAAAGTTGAGAGAGATTGTTAAACGCGACTATGAATCATATAGTGGTAAGATTCTTGAAGGATACTTTAGAAGAATGATGATAGAATCAGAAAATTATACTCGTATTGGTAACTGGAGAGATCGTAAAGGAGAAAACGAAATTGACATAATAGCCTCTGATGATTTATGTAAGAAAGTTGAGTTTATAGAAGTGAAGCGTCAAAAATCAGATATAGATCTTTCAATACTTCGTTCGAAGGCTGCATCATTCTTTAAAACAGTTGGAGAATATAAAAAATATGAGATTTCTTATAAAGGTTTGGCAATGGATGATATGTAA
- a CDS encoding fimbrillin family protein, whose translation MGKKSLLRTNVSLLLLIIVSLFCSCTGEMNMLVWNNNEQINFAVSVPEWKNTDSLSSSKTSRATPITDASLSTSNTFNLIADQNDGTGNYSILINKETVSFTNNIWQTTPSHYYWSGIANKTVNFYAYYPTSISGNISHTAGSAPTLLYTVPPDASNQIDIITAINPNISGSTVTSTSLTFNHIFAAVKFAVGTNGLPSGTIKSITISGINNSGTYTFGNGWTPGSTTSSFTVSPSTAITGSAGANITSDVYTLMMIPQVFSNAIVSLVYNNGTAFSTTISGTWNAGGVYTYNLSKTIIYNYDYTGGLQIFTAPYTGTYKLETWGGGSNGAYSGGFSSIGLGGYAVGTIYIASGTKLYIYIGGVGKTNNGLTGGAGGYNGGGNGENGTSYAGGSGGGGATHIAITDRGVLNNYSSYKNELLIIAGGAGGSAINSNAGTGGGLTGGSAATAGWSSGGVASITINGGTQNSGYLFGKGQDGGTKSVGGMAGAEGNGGGGGGWYGGFSYTGSGDGSCCGGSGGSGYIGGVSGGSMQNGVRSGNGYARITFVSAN comes from the coding sequence ATGGGAAAGAAGTCTTTGCTAAGGACAAATGTATCACTTTTGTTATTAATTATAGTTTCTCTGTTTTGTTCATGTACTGGTGAAATGAATATGCTTGTTTGGAATAATAATGAACAAATTAACTTTGCTGTATCTGTACCCGAATGGAAAAACACAGACTCATTGTCTAGCTCTAAGACTTCACGTGCAACACCTATTACGGATGCATCATTAAGTACTTCCAACACATTTAACTTAATAGCAGATCAAAATGACGGAACTGGCAATTACAGTATATTAATCAATAAAGAGACTGTATCTTTCACTAATAACATATGGCAGACAACTCCTTCGCATTATTATTGGTCGGGAATTGCAAATAAAACAGTTAACTTCTACGCATACTACCCTACAAGTATTTCTGGTAATATTTCTCATACAGCAGGCTCTGCTCCAACTTTATTATATACAGTACCTCCTGATGCTAGCAACCAAATTGATATAATTACAGCAATTAATCCTAATATATCAGGAAGTACAGTTACATCAACATCTTTAACTTTCAATCATATATTTGCAGCTGTAAAATTTGCAGTAGGAACTAACGGACTACCTAGTGGAACTATAAAATCGATAACTATAAGCGGTATAAATAATTCTGGAACATATACTTTTGGTAATGGGTGGACTCCTGGTTCAACAACATCATCATTTACAGTATCACCATCTACAGCAATAACAGGATCGGCTGGAGCAAATATTACATCTGATGTTTATACCTTGATGATGATTCCTCAAGTTTTCAGCAATGCAATAGTTTCATTAGTTTATAATAACGGTACTGCGTTTTCAACTACAATATCAGGAACGTGGAATGCTGGTGGGGTTTATACTTATAATCTTTCTAAAACTATAATATATAACTATGATTATACTGGTGGATTACAGATATTTACAGCTCCATACACTGGTACATATAAACTTGAAACTTGGGGAGGAGGTAGTAATGGGGCCTATAGTGGAGGCTTTTCTAGTATAGGATTGGGGGGGTATGCAGTAGGAACAATATATATTGCATCTGGCACTAAGTTATATATATACATAGGTGGAGTTGGAAAGACAAATAACGGATTAACAGGCGGGGCTGGTGGATATAATGGAGGTGGAAATGGAGAAAACGGAACTAGTTATGCAGGAGGAAGTGGTGGTGGAGGAGCTACGCATATTGCAATTACAGATAGAGGCGTACTAAATAACTATTCGTCATATAAAAACGAATTATTAATTATTGCGGGGGGGGCAGGTGGCAGTGCAATAAATAGCAATGCAGGTACTGGTGGTGGACTTACTGGTGGTAGTGCAGCAACAGCTGGATGGAGTTCTGGCGGAGTAGCTAGCATAACAATTAATGGGGGAACACAAAACAGCGGATACCTTTTTGGCAAGGGACAAGATGGTGGTACTAAATCAGTTGGTGGAATGGCTGGAGCAGAAGGAAACGGTGGTGGTGGTGGCGGCTGGTATGGTGGATTTTCATACACTGGTTCTGGAGATGGAAGTTGCTGTGGCGGTTCTGGAGGTTCTGGATATATTGGAGGGGTTTCTGGCGGATCAATGCAAAATGGTGTACGTTCAGGCAACGGTTATGCTCGTATAACCTTCGTTTCTGCAAATTAA
- a CDS encoding fimbrillin family protein, translated as MGKKSLLRINVSLLLLIVISMFCSCTGEMNIIDGNNNKQINFSVSVPEWKNTDSLSSSKTSRATPITDASLSTSNTFNLIADQNDGAGNYSTLINKEAVSFTNNIWQTTPSHYYWSGIPNKTVNFYAYYPTSISGNISHTVGSSPILSYTVPTESSNQVDIITATGNNVSGNTNSSIPLTFNHIFAAVKFAVGTNGLPSGTIKSITISGIHNSGTYTFGSSWTLDPTTSSFTISPSTIITGANGENITSDVYTLMMIPQALSNADVSLVYNNGTTFSAKISGTWDAGGVYTYNLSKTIVFNYDYTGASQTFTAPYSGIYKLEVWGAQGGSMVTSPWTGKGGKGGYTTGNISLQSGSILYVYVGGQGQGFVDVNTLPNNWGGWNGGGTCYQGASGGGGATDIRTVLGAWNNTTSLNSRIIVGGGGGGSNDYTEGGGGGGLIGGNGSASSDVTNPIIATGGTQTSGGIGWINGSFGIGGGAADANGDGGAGGGGWYGGAKSQGFNVSGGGGSSYYGNLQNANTTAGVRSGNGYARITFISAN; from the coding sequence ATGGGAAAGAAGTCTTTGCTAAGGATAAATGTATCACTTTTGTTATTAATAGTTATTTCCATGTTTTGTTCATGTACTGGAGAAATGAATATTATAGATGGAAATAATAATAAACAAATTAACTTTTCAGTATCTGTACCCGAATGGAAAAATACAGATTCATTATCTAGTTCAAAGACTTCACGTGCAACACCAATTACGGATGCATCATTAAGCACTTCCAACACATTTAACTTAATAGCAGATCAAAATGACGGAGCTGGCAATTACAGTACATTAATCAATAAAGAGGCTGTATCTTTCACAAATAACATATGGCAGACAACTCCTTCTCATTATTATTGGTCAGGAATTCCAAATAAAACAGTTAACTTCTACGCATACTACCCTACTAGTATTTCTGGTAATATTTCTCATACCGTTGGATCTTCACCAATATTATCATATACAGTACCTACAGAATCTAGTAACCAGGTTGATATAATTACTGCTACGGGTAATAATGTAAGTGGCAATACTAATTCTTCTATCCCATTGACATTCAATCATATATTTGCAGCAGTAAAGTTTGCTGTTGGTACTAACGGGCTACCGAGTGGAACTATTAAATCAATAACAATTAGTGGAATTCATAATTCTGGAACATATACTTTTGGCAGTAGCTGGACTCTTGATCCAACAACATCATCTTTTACAATATCGCCATCTACTATTATAACAGGTGCTAATGGAGAAAATATTACATCTGATGTATATACCTTAATGATGATTCCTCAAGCTTTAAGCAATGCAGATGTTTCATTAGTTTACAATAATGGAACTACGTTTTCTGCTAAAATATCGGGAACGTGGGATGCTGGTGGAGTTTATACTTATAATCTGTCTAAAACTATTGTTTTTAATTATGACTATACAGGTGCATCACAAACATTTACAGCTCCTTACTCTGGGATATACAAGTTAGAAGTTTGGGGAGCACAAGGTGGAAGTATGGTAACATCACCATGGACTGGTAAGGGTGGAAAAGGTGGTTATACGACTGGAAATATAAGCTTGCAATCTGGTTCTATTCTATACGTGTATGTAGGAGGGCAAGGTCAAGGGTTTGTAGATGTCAATACATTACCTAATAATTGGGGTGGATGGAATGGTGGTGGAACTTGTTATCAAGGTGCTTCTGGTGGAGGTGGCGCAACAGATATAAGAACGGTTTTGGGTGCTTGGAATAACACCACAAGTTTAAATAGTCGAATTATTGTAGGTGGTGGTGGTGGTGGTTCTAACGATTATACAGAAGGTGGTGGTGGTGGTGGTTTGATAGGAGGAAATGGTTCTGCATCATCTGATGTTACTAATCCCATAATTGCAACAGGAGGAACTCAAACATCAGGAGGAATTGGATGGATAAATGGTTCATTTGGTATTGGTGGAGGTGCCGCAGATGCTAATGGAGATGGTGGCGCTGGTGGTGGAGGTTGGTATGGTGGCGCAAAATCACAAGGCTTTAATGTAAGTGGTGGAGGTGGATCTTCATATTATGGAAATCTTCAAAATGCAAACACAACAGCAGGTGTTCGTTCCGGCAATGGTTATGCAAGAATAACCTTTATTTCTGCTAATTAA
- a CDS encoding fimbrillin family protein, whose translation MVRKFLQGLNILFLLLIIISTFCSCTGEMNMLDGNNNEQINFSVFVPEWKNTDSLSRCKTSRATPITDASLSTSNTFDLIADQNDGTGNYCTFIDKEAVSFTNSIWQTTSSNYYWSGIANKTVNFYAYYPTSISGNISHTTGSAPTLLYTVSDDVTSQIDIIAATSNSVPGSTTSSTPLIFNHIFSAVKFSVGASGLPSGTIKSISISGIHNSGTYTFGSGWSNVKGSNTFVISPSTVITGTSGVSITSDTYTLMMIPQIFSNATISLVYSNGTTFSTTISGTWNAGGVYTYNLSKTIVRNYDYTGAAQTFTAPYTGTYKIECWGAQGGTISNQNFPYPDGGLGGYTSGNIYLLSGTVLYIYVGQKGSLLNEMYRTYNGGGMGAANDGACSSGGGETDIRIIGGEFGEFNSIKSRIMVAGGGGGCERSYLAGAAGGLVAYNSNNTSINNFIVNQTNGYRLCFGENADLSITASGAGGGYQGGVTGDAIGMGTLYLGSTGGSSFISGHNGCNAINYDKTITGTRTVNSLNETYDICSFTGQSILYINGVPYVFNNTKMIDGQGFNWTDTKGTLYGMPSPTGGTETGHSGNGYARITFVSAN comes from the coding sequence ATGGTAAGAAAGTTTTTGCAAGGTCTTAATATATTATTTTTATTATTAATTATTATTTCTACATTTTGTTCTTGTACTGGCGAAATGAACATGCTTGATGGGAATAATAATGAACAAATTAACTTTTCTGTATTCGTACCAGAATGGAAAAATACAGATTCATTGTCTAGATGTAAGACTTCACGTGCTACACCAATTACTGATGCATCATTAAGTACTTCCAACACATTTGACTTAATTGCAGACCAAAATGACGGAACTGGTAATTACTGCACATTTATAGATAAAGAAGCTGTATCTTTCACTAATAGCATATGGCAGACAACTTCTTCTAATTATTATTGGTCAGGAATTGCAAATAAAACTGTTAACTTCTACGCATACTATCCTACTAGTATTTCTGGTAATATCTCTCATACAACAGGCTCTGCACCAACATTATTATATACAGTTTCCGATGATGTCACAAGCCAAATTGATATAATAGCAGCAACAAGTAATAGTGTTCCGGGAAGCACTACATCTTCTACCCCATTAATTTTTAATCACATATTTTCAGCTGTTAAGTTCAGTGTAGGAGCTAGTGGATTACCTAGCGGTACAATAAAGTCTATATCCATAAGTGGAATTCATAATTCAGGAACTTATACGTTTGGAAGCGGATGGTCAAATGTAAAAGGCTCTAATACATTTGTGATTTCACCATCAACTGTAATAACAGGTACATCTGGTGTTAGTATTACATCTGATACATACACATTAATGATGATACCACAAATATTCAGCAATGCAACTATTTCATTAGTTTACAGTAATGGCACAACGTTTTCTACTACAATATCAGGAACGTGGAATGCTGGTGGAGTTTATACTTATAATCTGTCTAAAACTATAGTTCGTAATTATGACTATACTGGTGCAGCTCAAACATTTACAGCTCCTTACACTGGAACTTATAAAATAGAATGCTGGGGAGCTCAAGGGGGAACTATTTCTAATCAAAATTTTCCTTATCCAGATGGTGGACTTGGCGGATACACGTCAGGTAATATTTATTTGTTATCAGGAACAGTATTATATATTTATGTCGGTCAAAAAGGATCTTTACTAAATGAAATGTATAGGACTTACAATGGAGGTGGTATGGGAGCGGCCAATGATGGTGCTTGTTCTTCAGGCGGAGGTGAAACAGATATTAGAATAATTGGTGGTGAATTTGGTGAATTCAATTCTATAAAATCAAGAATCATGGTTGCAGGTGGCGGTGGTGGATGCGAAAGATCTTATTTGGCAGGTGCAGCAGGAGGACTTGTCGCTTATAATAGCAATAACACAAGCATTAATAATTTTATTGTGAATCAAACAAATGGTTATCGTTTATGCTTTGGCGAAAATGCAGATTTAAGTATTACTGCTAGTGGAGCTGGAGGAGGTTATCAGGGGGGGGTAACTGGTGATGCTATAGGTATGGGAACTTTATATTTAGGATCAACAGGTGGAAGTTCTTTTATATCAGGTCATAATGGCTGTAATGCAATAAATTATGATAAAACAATTACAGGAACAAGAACTGTAAACTCGTTAAATGAGACTTATGATATATGCTCATTTACTGGTCAAAGTATTCTTTATATAAATGGAGTTCCTTATGTCTTTAATAATACAAAAATGATAGATGGACAAGGATTTAATTGGACAGATACAAAAGGAACTTTATATGGTATGCCTTCACCTACTGGTGGAACCGAAACAGGTCATTCAGGTAATGGATATGCTAGAATAACCTTCGTTTCAGCTAATTAA